Proteins encoded within one genomic window of Rhododendron vialii isolate Sample 1 chromosome 1a, ASM3025357v1:
- the LOC131323944 gene encoding uncharacterized protein LOC131323944, which produces MVETEEFFDAVSATQQRDDQGLVPPRATDPGWAHGVMVNGGRQKIKCKYCHKVILGGGISRLKQHLAGERGNVTACEEVPEGIKVQFQQHLGFKVLEKMKRQKRFRTGKSSSVYFDNPGENDVKRKHPKVASRRPERRAKEVDEGISYRVKKDKKHLNPTAIQPIPVAQPPIQSLASQECIDKADMAIVKFMFDAGIPLSASNSCYFQQMADAIAAAGPGYKVPSYHSLSGTLENRSAQEAEELSREWRKSCEMTGCTVMVDRWVDRTGRIVINFFGYCSKGTVFLKSVVATDIDKSSEALLSLFDSVVQEVGPNNIVNFVTDAEPSYKAAGKELMRKYRTFFWSASGASCIDLMLEEIEKMDEVKEVMAKAKRITQFVYNNSWVLDLMRKKTGERNIIRLGITKYASNFLTLQSIVSLKEPLHQMFTSDTWMQSSFSKQSVGLVVGDIVMDPRFWSFSDQTLKATQPLLAVLHLLDEDRPSVGLIYDAMEKAKRSIITGFDDNESMYLPYLAVIDRIWQEELHSPLHAAGYYLNPSIFYHPSFSTNKVIRKGLLDCIETLETNLTAQVTITGHIKFYEDAVGDFGRPMALRGRESLDPATWWSLYASDYSDLQRFAVRVLSQTSSIIRCKRSLSIFELMHLKKRNRLDRQRLNDLIFVHYNLRLQERQDAIKSRIRDEYDSLCLEAIDAGMDDWVEDPAGMEHEDCTWMDLTLPCERTAAASPKDVCDDSMDDYCSDDRKCIDVNKDT; this is translated from the exons ATGGTGGAGACTGAAGAGTTCTTCGATGCTGTTTCAGCTACCCAGCAAAGGGATGATCAA GGTTTGGTTCCTCCACGAGCCACTGACCCTGGTTGGGCCCATGGAGTCATGGTCAATGGTGGTCGGCAAAAGATCAAGTGTAAATACTGTCATAAAGTTATTCTTGGTGGTGGAATTTCCCGATTAAAACAACATTTAGCTGGAGAAAGGGGAAATGTAACTGCATGTGAGGAGGTACCGGAGGGTATTAAAGTGCAATTTCAACAACATTTAGGTTTTAAAGTTCTTGAAAAGATGAAGAGGCAGAAAAGATTTAGAACTGGAAAGAGTTCCTCTGTCTACTTCGACAATCCCGGAGAAAATGATGTAAAGAGGAAACATCCTAAAGTAGCTTCTCGCCGGCCAGAAAGAAGGGCAAAAGAGGTTGATGAGGGGATATCTTATCGTGTGAAGAAGGACAAGAAGCATTTGAATCCAACAGCTATCCAGCCTATTCCTGTTGCTCAGCCTCCAATCCAGAGTTTGGCTTCACAAGAATGCATTGATAAGGCAGATATGGCTATAGTGAAATTTATGTTTGATGCCGGTATTCCTTTAAGTGCCTCAAATTCATGTTATTTCCAGCAGATGGCAGATGCTATTGCTGCTGCAGGTCCTGGTTATAAAGTGCCTTCTTACCACTCTTTGAGTGGTACATTAGAAAATAGAAGTGCTCAAGAGGCAGAGGAACTATCCCGTGAATGGAGAAAGTCTTGCGAAATGACTGGGTGTACTGTCATGGTTGATAGGTGGGTAGACAGAACTGGCCGCATAGTTATAAACTTCTTTGGTTACTGTTCAAAGGGTACAGTATTCCTCAAATCTGTTGTTGCTACTGACATTGATAAATCATCTGAAGCACTTCTGAGTTTGTTTGATAGTGTTGTCCAAGAGGTTGGACCCAATAATATTGTCAACTTTGTGACAGACGCTGAACCAAGTTATAAAGCTGCAGGGAAAGAGTTGATGAGGAAGTACAGAACCTTTTTCTGGAGTGCCAGTGGTGCAAGCTGTATTGATCTGATGCTCgaggaaattgaaaaaatggaTGAAGTCAAAGAAGTTATGGCGAAGGCTAAACGAATAACACAGTTCGTGTATAATAATTCTTGGGTCCTTGATTTGATGAGGAAGAAGACAGGCGAAAGAAACATTATTCGACTTGGAATAACCAAGTATGCTTCAAACTTCCTGACACTGCAAAGCATTGTCTCTTTGAAAGAGCCTCTCCATCAGATGTTCACCAGTGATACTTGGATGCAGTCATCTTTCTCTAAGCAAAGTGTGGGGCTTGTTGTGGGAGATATCGTGATGGACCCGCGTTTCTGGTCATTTTCTGACCAAACACTAAAGGCCACACAACCTCTTCTTGCTGTATTACACCTCCTTGATGAAGACAGACCATCAGTTGGTTTAATTTACGATGCAATGGAAAAAGCAAAGAGAAGCATCATTACGGGTTTTGACGACAATGAATCTATGTACTTACCCTATTTAGCTGTTATTGATCGTATTTGGCAGGAGGAACTCCATAGCCCCCTTCACGCAGCTGGTTACTATCTGAACCCATCCATATTTTACCACCCCAGTTTTTCAACTAACAAAGTCATTCGGAAAGGGTTACTTGATTGCATTGAGACGTTAGAAACTAACTTGACTGCTCAGGTAACAATTACAGGCCACATTAAGTTCTACGAGGATGCTGTTGGGGATTTTGGTCGTCCTATGGCATTACGTGGTCGAGAGTCACTTGACCCAG CTACTTGGTGGTCTCTGTATGCATCTGACTATTCGGATCTGCAAAGATTTGCAGTAAGGGTACTAAGTCAAACTTCTAGTATAATCCGGTGTAAAAGGAGCTTGAGCATTTTTGAGCTTATGCATTTAAAGAAGAGGAATCGGTTGGACCGTCAGAGGTTGAACGACCTCATTTTTGTTCACTATAACTTGCGTCTTCAAGAGAG GCAGGACGCAATTAAATCAAGAATAAGGGATGAATATGACTCTTTATGCTTAGAAGCTATTGATGCTGGCATGGATGACTGGGTGGAAGACCCTGCAGGCATGGAGCATGAGGATTGTACCTGGATGGATTTAACACTTCCCTGTGAAAGGACCGCAGCAGCGAGTCCTAAAGATGTTTGCGATGATAGTATGGATGACTATTGCAGCGATGATCGTAAGTGTATTGATGTAAATAAAGATACGTAA
- the LOC131302963 gene encoding uncharacterized protein LOC131302963 isoform X4 produces the protein MKRLSEEASVHEWNLNSEGLKKARVLGTNCEELICLEQVGARIDGIRVLNPVDCTEIHRVENWPVMEEDRASGRSGTVERMDFDHDRVLGNMGLSSACGNSTWSEAIAVVDREKGKVILDFDLNVERMDFDLNLPAAEEGGNDMEFPEYTTRVGAVVVAERVDIIHILSDESEEDDTGKRGCVSVSGGRRYTREEKGKAKLVDSHSWLSLAMKPMQLDLIPERQELIISADSCCIQQQIDSQQEETTQLLETERVQIQREPEPMAAQESRQRTRANRYRDVACDNALRFARFNSNQNKYVDPLSQEMEVQTVLEEADKNVENFVGPFSAAMRLVKDRNLKSTSEQLINWKPSEGFDRNIVMPLVPSLLDLSMKVLAKNAEAIVSLEYVPDALKHRLADMLCDYRKMNARALDLLMQGSPTEIRIKDCSWLTDEHFTKIFGTFDSKSLKVLQLDLCGQCVHGDSLCKTIVQSQNSLPDLAIISLKGACRLTDVALKALVASTPALQSINLGECSLLTDTGISLLSACLGATLRELYIDNCHRIDARVVAPAILEFKRLEVLSVAGIQTVCDEFVVEVITKCGRNMKGLDLADCVKLTNTSMEVIGNNCSGLCSLNISNLHNLTDLAIQYLSNGCLSIQTLKLRQTSFRGACHQLAHMFAIKVVVYDYDGAVRNTIL, from the exons ATGAAGAGATTGAGTGAAGAAGCAAGTGTTCACGAGTGGAATTTGAATTCGGAGGGGCTGAAGAAAGCTAGGGTTTTGGGGACGAATTGTGAGGAATTAATCTGTTTAGAGCAAGTGGGTGCGAGAATTGacggaattagggttttgaatccAGTTGACTGTACCGAAATTCATCGGGTTGAGAATTGGCCAGTGATGGAGGAAGATAGGGCTTCGGGAAGAAGTGGAACTGtagaaagaatggattttgatCATGATAGGGTTTTGGGGAATATGGGGCTGAGTTCTGCTTGTGGTAATTCGACTTGGAGCGAAGCGATTGCGGTGGTTGATCGTGAGAAAGGGAAGGtaattttagattttgatttGAATGtagaaagaatggattttgatCTCAATTTGCCCGCGGCAGAGGAGGGAGGAAATGATATGGAGTTTCCAGAATATACTACCCGGGTGGGAGCGGTGGTGGTCGCGGAGAGGGTGGATATCATTCACATTTTGTCTGATGAGAGCGAAGAGGATGATACTGGCAAAAGAGGGTGTGTTTCGGTGAGTGGTGGAAGGAGGTACACCAGggaagagaaagggaaggcgaAACTAGTTGATTCTCATTCTTGGCTATCGCTTGCCATGAAGCCGATGCAGTTGGATTTAATACCTGAAAGGCAGGAGTTGATAATTTCAGCAGATTCCTGTTGTATACAACAACAAATAGATAGCCAACAGGAGGAAACTACCCAGCTATTGGAAACGGAAAGAGTGCAGATACAAAGGGAGCCAGAACCAATGGCAGCACAAGAATCAAGACAAAGGACGCGTGCAAATAGATACCGTGATGTTGCATGCGATAATGCTCTAAGGTTTGCGCGTTTCAATTcgaatcaaaataaatatgtaGATCCTTTGAGTCAAGAAATGGAAGTGCAGACTGTATTAGAAGAAGCTGATAAAAATGTAGAAAACTTCGTGGGTCCCTTTTCTGCCGCGATGAGACTAGTGAAAGATCGAAACTTGAAGAGTACTTCTGAACAACTGATCAATTGGAAGCCCTCAGAGGGTTTTGACCGTAACATTGTTATGCCTCTTGTTCCTTCGCTACTGGATCTTTCCATGAAAGTCCTTGCGAAGAATGCTGAGGCAATAGTGTCTCTAGAATATGTACCGGATGCTTTGAAGCATAGACTCGCCGACATGCTCTGTGACTATCGGAAAATGAATGCGCGTGCCTTGGACCTCCTTATGCAAGGATCTCCAACTGAGATACGGATAAAGGATTGTTCATGGCTAACTGATGAacattttaccaaaatatttggtaCTTTTGACTCTAAAAGCTTGAAG GTGCTTCAACTAGACCTATGCGGGCAATGTGTCCATGGTGATAGTTTGTGTAAGACTATAGTGCAGTCTCAAAATAGCTTGCCTGATTTAGCTATTATATCCCTGAAGGGTGCATGTCGTTTAACAGACGTTGCACTAAAAGCATTGGTTGCATCAACACCTGCCCTACAGTCAATCAATTTGGGCGAGTGCTCTCTTCTCACCGATACTGGCATATCCCTTCTATCTGCTTGTTTAGGAGCTACTTTGAGGGAGCTTTATATAGATAATTGCCATCGGATAGATGCTAGGGTAGTTGCGCCTGCAATCTTGGAGTTTAAACGTTTGGAAGTATTGTCAGTAGCAGGAATCCAGACAGTATGTGATGAATTTGTCGTTGAAGTTATCACTAAATGTGGCCGAAATATGAAAGGCCTTGATTTGGCTGATTGTGT GAAACTAACCAACACCTCTATGGAAGTCATTGGGAATAATTGTTCTGGACTGTGTTCCCTTAACATTTCGAACTTGCATAACTTGACAGATTTGGCAATCCAGTATCTTTCCAATGGTTGCCTATCCATTCAAACTCTCAAACTTCGTCAGACCAGTTTCAG GGGTGCTTGTCACCAACTCGCTCACATGTTTGCCATTAAAGTGGTTGTGTATGATTATGATGGAGCTGTGCGGAACACGATACTTTAG
- the LOC131302963 gene encoding uncharacterized protein LOC131302963 isoform X3, whose protein sequence is MKRLSEEASVHEWNLNSEGLKKARVLGTNCEELICLEQVGARIDGIRVLNPVDCTEIHRVENWPVMEEDRASGRSGTVERMDFDHDRVLGNMGLSSACGNSTWSEAIAVVDREKGKVILDFDLNVERMDFDLNLPAAEEGGNDMEFPEYTTRVGAVVVAERVDIIHILSDESEEDDTGKRGCVSVSGGRRYTREEKGKAKLVDSHSWLSLAMKPMQLDLIPERQELIISADSCCIQQQIDSQQEETTQLLETERVQIQREPEPMAAQESRQRTRANRYRDVACDNALRFARFNSNQNKYVDPLSQEMEVQTVLEEADKNVENFVGPFSAAMRLVKDRNLKSTSEQLINWKPSEGFDRNIVMPLVPSLLDLSMKVLAKNAEAIVSLEYVPDALKHRLADMLCDYRKMNARALDLLMQGSPTEIRIKDCSWLTDEHFTKIFGTFDSKSLKVLQLDLCGQCVHGDSLCKTIVQSQNSLPDLAIISLKGACRLTDVALKALVASTPALQSINLGECSLLTDTGISLLSACLGATLRELYIDNCHRIDARVVAPAILEFKRLEVLSVAGIQTVCDEFVVEVITKCGRNMKGLDLADCVKLTNTSMEVIGNNCSGLCSLNISNLHNLTDLAIQYLSNGCLSIQTLKLRQTSFSDEAIAAFLETSGKSLKELSLNNVRKEISV, encoded by the exons ATGAAGAGATTGAGTGAAGAAGCAAGTGTTCACGAGTGGAATTTGAATTCGGAGGGGCTGAAGAAAGCTAGGGTTTTGGGGACGAATTGTGAGGAATTAATCTGTTTAGAGCAAGTGGGTGCGAGAATTGacggaattagggttttgaatccAGTTGACTGTACCGAAATTCATCGGGTTGAGAATTGGCCAGTGATGGAGGAAGATAGGGCTTCGGGAAGAAGTGGAACTGtagaaagaatggattttgatCATGATAGGGTTTTGGGGAATATGGGGCTGAGTTCTGCTTGTGGTAATTCGACTTGGAGCGAAGCGATTGCGGTGGTTGATCGTGAGAAAGGGAAGGtaattttagattttgatttGAATGtagaaagaatggattttgatCTCAATTTGCCCGCGGCAGAGGAGGGAGGAAATGATATGGAGTTTCCAGAATATACTACCCGGGTGGGAGCGGTGGTGGTCGCGGAGAGGGTGGATATCATTCACATTTTGTCTGATGAGAGCGAAGAGGATGATACTGGCAAAAGAGGGTGTGTTTCGGTGAGTGGTGGAAGGAGGTACACCAGggaagagaaagggaaggcgaAACTAGTTGATTCTCATTCTTGGCTATCGCTTGCCATGAAGCCGATGCAGTTGGATTTAATACCTGAAAGGCAGGAGTTGATAATTTCAGCAGATTCCTGTTGTATACAACAACAAATAGATAGCCAACAGGAGGAAACTACCCAGCTATTGGAAACGGAAAGAGTGCAGATACAAAGGGAGCCAGAACCAATGGCAGCACAAGAATCAAGACAAAGGACGCGTGCAAATAGATACCGTGATGTTGCATGCGATAATGCTCTAAGGTTTGCGCGTTTCAATTcgaatcaaaataaatatgtaGATCCTTTGAGTCAAGAAATGGAAGTGCAGACTGTATTAGAAGAAGCTGATAAAAATGTAGAAAACTTCGTGGGTCCCTTTTCTGCCGCGATGAGACTAGTGAAAGATCGAAACTTGAAGAGTACTTCTGAACAACTGATCAATTGGAAGCCCTCAGAGGGTTTTGACCGTAACATTGTTATGCCTCTTGTTCCTTCGCTACTGGATCTTTCCATGAAAGTCCTTGCGAAGAATGCTGAGGCAATAGTGTCTCTAGAATATGTACCGGATGCTTTGAAGCATAGACTCGCCGACATGCTCTGTGACTATCGGAAAATGAATGCGCGTGCCTTGGACCTCCTTATGCAAGGATCTCCAACTGAGATACGGATAAAGGATTGTTCATGGCTAACTGATGAacattttaccaaaatatttggtaCTTTTGACTCTAAAAGCTTGAAG GTGCTTCAACTAGACCTATGCGGGCAATGTGTCCATGGTGATAGTTTGTGTAAGACTATAGTGCAGTCTCAAAATAGCTTGCCTGATTTAGCTATTATATCCCTGAAGGGTGCATGTCGTTTAACAGACGTTGCACTAAAAGCATTGGTTGCATCAACACCTGCCCTACAGTCAATCAATTTGGGCGAGTGCTCTCTTCTCACCGATACTGGCATATCCCTTCTATCTGCTTGTTTAGGAGCTACTTTGAGGGAGCTTTATATAGATAATTGCCATCGGATAGATGCTAGGGTAGTTGCGCCTGCAATCTTGGAGTTTAAACGTTTGGAAGTATTGTCAGTAGCAGGAATCCAGACAGTATGTGATGAATTTGTCGTTGAAGTTATCACTAAATGTGGCCGAAATATGAAAGGCCTTGATTTGGCTGATTGTGT GAAACTAACCAACACCTCTATGGAAGTCATTGGGAATAATTGTTCTGGACTGTGTTCCCTTAACATTTCGAACTTGCATAACTTGACAGATTTGGCAATCCAGTATCTTTCCAATGGTTGCCTATCCATTCAAACTCTCAAACTTCGTCAGACCAGTTTCAG
- the LOC131302963 gene encoding uncharacterized protein LOC131302963 isoform X5, producing the protein MKRLSEEASVHEWNLNSEGLKKARVLGTNCEELICLEQVGARIDGIRVLNPVDCTEIHRVENWPVMEEDRASGRSGTVERMDFDHDRVLGNMGLSSACGNSTWSEAIAVVDREKGKVILDFDLNVERMDFDLNLPAAEEGGNDMEFPEYTTRVGAVVVAERVDIIHILSDESEEDDTGKRGCVSVSGGRRYTREEKGKAKLVDSHSWLSLAMKPMQLDLIPERQELIISADSCCIQQQIDSQQEETTQLLETERVQIQREPEPMAAQESRQRTRANRYRDVACDNALRFARFNSNQNKYVDPLSQEMEVQTVLEEADKNVENFVGPFSAAMRLVKDRNLKSTSEQLINWKPSEGFDRNIVMPLVPSLLDLSMKVLAKNAEAIVSLEYVPDALKHRLADMLCDYRKMNARALDLLMQGSPTEIRIKDCSWLTDEHFTKIFGTFDSKSLKVLQLDLCGQCVHGDSLCKTIVQSQNSLPDLAIISLKGACRLTDVALKALVASTPALQSINLGECSLLTDTGISLLSACLGATLRELYIDNCHRIDARVVAPAILEFKRLEVLSVAGIQTVCDEFVVEVITKCGRNMKGLDLADCVKLTNTSMEVIGNNCSGLCSLNISNLHNLTDLAIQYLSNGCLSIQTLKLRQTSFR; encoded by the exons ATGAAGAGATTGAGTGAAGAAGCAAGTGTTCACGAGTGGAATTTGAATTCGGAGGGGCTGAAGAAAGCTAGGGTTTTGGGGACGAATTGTGAGGAATTAATCTGTTTAGAGCAAGTGGGTGCGAGAATTGacggaattagggttttgaatccAGTTGACTGTACCGAAATTCATCGGGTTGAGAATTGGCCAGTGATGGAGGAAGATAGGGCTTCGGGAAGAAGTGGAACTGtagaaagaatggattttgatCATGATAGGGTTTTGGGGAATATGGGGCTGAGTTCTGCTTGTGGTAATTCGACTTGGAGCGAAGCGATTGCGGTGGTTGATCGTGAGAAAGGGAAGGtaattttagattttgatttGAATGtagaaagaatggattttgatCTCAATTTGCCCGCGGCAGAGGAGGGAGGAAATGATATGGAGTTTCCAGAATATACTACCCGGGTGGGAGCGGTGGTGGTCGCGGAGAGGGTGGATATCATTCACATTTTGTCTGATGAGAGCGAAGAGGATGATACTGGCAAAAGAGGGTGTGTTTCGGTGAGTGGTGGAAGGAGGTACACCAGggaagagaaagggaaggcgaAACTAGTTGATTCTCATTCTTGGCTATCGCTTGCCATGAAGCCGATGCAGTTGGATTTAATACCTGAAAGGCAGGAGTTGATAATTTCAGCAGATTCCTGTTGTATACAACAACAAATAGATAGCCAACAGGAGGAAACTACCCAGCTATTGGAAACGGAAAGAGTGCAGATACAAAGGGAGCCAGAACCAATGGCAGCACAAGAATCAAGACAAAGGACGCGTGCAAATAGATACCGTGATGTTGCATGCGATAATGCTCTAAGGTTTGCGCGTTTCAATTcgaatcaaaataaatatgtaGATCCTTTGAGTCAAGAAATGGAAGTGCAGACTGTATTAGAAGAAGCTGATAAAAATGTAGAAAACTTCGTGGGTCCCTTTTCTGCCGCGATGAGACTAGTGAAAGATCGAAACTTGAAGAGTACTTCTGAACAACTGATCAATTGGAAGCCCTCAGAGGGTTTTGACCGTAACATTGTTATGCCTCTTGTTCCTTCGCTACTGGATCTTTCCATGAAAGTCCTTGCGAAGAATGCTGAGGCAATAGTGTCTCTAGAATATGTACCGGATGCTTTGAAGCATAGACTCGCCGACATGCTCTGTGACTATCGGAAAATGAATGCGCGTGCCTTGGACCTCCTTATGCAAGGATCTCCAACTGAGATACGGATAAAGGATTGTTCATGGCTAACTGATGAacattttaccaaaatatttggtaCTTTTGACTCTAAAAGCTTGAAG GTGCTTCAACTAGACCTATGCGGGCAATGTGTCCATGGTGATAGTTTGTGTAAGACTATAGTGCAGTCTCAAAATAGCTTGCCTGATTTAGCTATTATATCCCTGAAGGGTGCATGTCGTTTAACAGACGTTGCACTAAAAGCATTGGTTGCATCAACACCTGCCCTACAGTCAATCAATTTGGGCGAGTGCTCTCTTCTCACCGATACTGGCATATCCCTTCTATCTGCTTGTTTAGGAGCTACTTTGAGGGAGCTTTATATAGATAATTGCCATCGGATAGATGCTAGGGTAGTTGCGCCTGCAATCTTGGAGTTTAAACGTTTGGAAGTATTGTCAGTAGCAGGAATCCAGACAGTATGTGATGAATTTGTCGTTGAAGTTATCACTAAATGTGGCCGAAATATGAAAGGCCTTGATTTGGCTGATTGTGT GAAACTAACCAACACCTCTATGGAAGTCATTGGGAATAATTGTTCTGGACTGTGTTCCCTTAACATTTCGAACTTGCATAACTTGACAGATTTGGCAATCCAGTATCTTTCCAATGGTTGCCTATCCATTCAAACTCTCAAACTTCGTCAGACCAGTTTCAG GTGA
- the LOC131323640 gene encoding histone-lysine N-methyltransferase ASHR2: MSTTAEHGGAQNTAVTHIQGRGRAVIASKPLKAGEIVLKDSPVLLYSALPLNPRRGGAVYCSHCFKTLPNPDPPSALPCPLCSSSALFCSPACLSTALQSSHTPWACQTLTRLRNSPPLRTEELQVQARFLVAAYNLSRVSPPDFQRVLGLDGGWSGCRPDADAVFLHSLITSLCDGEQVMSFFTMEVTAALLAKDRANAFGLMEPFGDKGERSVRAYGIYPNASFFNHDCLPNACRFDYVDCNTSAAAANGSICNTDVVVRVIHDVPQGREICLSYFPVNLKYSERQRRLKEDYGFTCTCDRCNVEANWSDNEEEEEEEAEAMEEDNDELMVDEDDGVKEGEGEESDFPHAYFFLRYMCNRENCWGTLAPLPPSNGTPSSVMECNVCGNFKKNDDEGGMDSDDALEEE; this comes from the coding sequence ATGTCAACAACGGCGGAACACGGCGGCGCTCAGAACACCGCCGTAACCCATATCCAAGGCAGAGGTCGAGCAGTAATCGCATCAAAGCCCCTAAAAGCCGGCGAAATCGTCCTCAAAGACTCCCCCGTCCTCCTCTACTCTGCCCTCCCACTAAACCCCCGCCGCGGCGGCGCCGTTTACTGCTCCCACTGCTTCAAAACCCTGCCGAACCCTGACCCTCCCTCCGCCCTCCCTTGCCCTCTCTGCTCCTCCTCCGCCCTCTTCTGCAGCCCCGCATGCCTATCCACCGCTCTCCAATCCTCCCACACCCCCTGGGCCTGCCAAACCCTAACCCGCCTCCGAAACTCCCCTCCCTTGCGCACCGAAGAGCTCCAGGTCCAGGCCCGGTTCCTCGTGGCCGCGTACAATCTCTCCAGGGTATCCCCTCCCGATTTCCAAAGAGTCTTGGGCCTTGATGGTGGGTGGTCCGGTTGCCGGCCGGACGCCGACGCCGTCTTCCTCCACTCTCTCATCACTTCCCTCTGTGACGGCGAGCAAGTGATGAGTTTTTTTACAATGGAGGTGACGGCGGCGTTGCTGGCGAAGGACAGGGCGAACGCATTCGGTTTGATGGAGCCGTTTGGGGATAAAGGGGAGAGGTCCGTTAGGGCTTACGGCATATACCCGAATGCTTCGTTTTTTAACCATGATTGTTTACCGAATGCTTGTAGGTTTGATTATGTGGATTGTAAtacttctgctgctgctgctaatGGAAGTATTTGTAACACGGATGTAGTTGTGAGGGTGATTCACGATGTTCCTCAAGGGAGGGAGATATGTTTGAGTTATTTTCCGGTGAATCTCAAGTATTCGGAGAGGCAGCGGAGATTGAAGGAAGATTATGGTTTTACTTGCACTTGTGATCGGTGTAATGTGGAGGCGAACTGGTCGGAtaacgaggaggaggaggaggaggaggcggaggCGATGGAGGAGGATAATGATGAACTTATGGTGGATGAGGATGATGGGGTtaaagaaggagaaggagaggagAGTGACTTTCCCCACGCGTATTTCTTCTTGAGGTACATGTGCAATAGAGAGAACTGTTGGGGCACATTGGCACCTCTGCCTCCATCGAATGGCACTCCGTCGAGTGTGATGGAATGTAATGTATGTGGGAACTTCAAGAAGAATGACGACGAAGGAGGAATGGACAGTGACGATGCATTAGAGGAGGAATGA
- the LOC131335905 gene encoding uncharacterized protein LOC131335905 — protein sequence MAVWFLVFFSVLSGLASADAQTANVTNNPADKLVAILNSNRTAEKESSLFDNPGLACLALQYIKAYRGDCSEVGGPKAEAPPDAVFAQTFAPNCGVEASSLAPITGRLLGCETKYMQPPEAFSNILVNDNKSLEILYDSNHTEVGAAVSGSDGGSPYFWCVLFSSGETNSSFLLEGGVAKDTRPGCFSGANDDCSGGAGGWSRTPPPVWKFAVGASIALGYALGL from the exons ATGGCCGTATGGTTTCTCGTCTTCTTCTCCGTCCTCTCCGGTTTGGCCTCTGCAGATGCACAAA CCGCAAATGTGACAAATAACCCAGCAGACAAGCTGGTCGCTATACTCAACAGTAACAGAACTGCAGAAAAGGAATCCTCTCTCTTTGACAATCCGGGATTAGCATGCCTAGCTCTGCAGTACATCAAAGCATACAGAGGTGATTGCAGCGAAGTGGGGGGACCCAAAGCAGAGGCGCCTCCCGATGCTGTCTTCGCCCAAACTTTTGCCCCTAACTGCGGTGTCGAGGCTTCAAGCCTTGCTCCAATCACCGGTCGTCTACTCGGGTGTGAGACGAAGTACATGCAGCCACCAGAAGCGTTTTCAAATATCCTGGTAAACGACAACAAGAGCTTGGAAATACTCTACGACTCGAACCACACGGAAGTGGGTGCCGCGGTGAGTGGGTCTGATGGCGGGTCTCCCTATTTCTGGTGCGTTTTGTTCAGCAGTGGCGAAACCAACAGCAGCTTCCTTTTGGAGGGTGGTGTCGCGAAGGATACCCGACCCGGATGCTTCAGTGGTGCCAATGATGATTGTAGTGGTGGTGCTGGTGGCTGGTCAAGAACTCCTCCTCCTGTCTGGAAATTTGCTGTTGGAGCTTCCATTGCACTGGGCTATGCCTTGGGTTTATGA